The Rhinolophus ferrumequinum isolate MPI-CBG mRhiFer1 chromosome 28, mRhiFer1_v1.p, whole genome shotgun sequence genome has a window encoding:
- the LINS1 gene encoding protein Lines homolog 1 isoform X4, producing MKDFFEVLEELYKKVLLGATLENDNQDYVFYLNPAFSEQDGSTATFSECSHTFGLQGQHQPSSVNLATSSVAPVHLKSPSQMISAHEIKLLQLTVIKVLVTRILAVETEFRAKEKYKEIIKILLESADIDSKLICMFQNQDKLLAHMAANCLALLLYFQLKEKITLSNSWIAFCQKNLSEYSESNKVLYCLWTLTVVMKEIFKDTCSQKTEILKQFLTPFDSVFEGFYNSLFSQHFESHQDTSKTVNSLICFLEMLELLTASRIHLELHCTCQRIVFLKPSCVLDVITWPIQAFVKRKFIIFVKKCLLRKLGEDLCRGSVPSFRPPDCHLEGDMLALADAVLQAVALGLLRTLSIHGKPSCFGGGELQPGCEQVAGPDHVILRAASLLIIKSLEIKFQNCASVTEMQENVKLLKA from the exons atgaaagatttctttGAAGTTTTAGAAGAATTATACAAGAAGGTACTTCTTGGAGCCACACTTGAAAATGACAACCAGGATTACGTCTTTTATCTGAACCCAGCATTTTCCGAGCAAGATGGCAGTACGGCCACCTTCTCAGAATGCTCACACACCTTTGGGCTCCAGGGCCAGCATCAGCCATCGTCTGTCAATTTGGCTACCAGTTCTGTAGCTCCTGTGCATCTGAAGAGTCCCTCTCAGATGATCAGTGCCCACGAAATAAAGCTCCTCCAGTTAACGGTGATCAAAGTGCTGGTAACCAGAATATTAGCTGTCGAGACTGAGTTCCGtgcaaaggaaaaatacaaagagatcattaaaattcttttagaatCAGCTGACATCGATTCTAAATTA ATCTGTATGTTCCAAAACCAGGATAAACTGTTGGCTCACATGGCTGCAAATTGCCTCGCACTACTCCTGTatttccaattaaaagaaaag ATAACGTTAAGTAATTCCTGGATTGCTTTTTGCcagaaaaatctttctgaataCTCTGAAAGTAATAAAGTATTATACTGCCTCTGGACTCTTACTGTTGTAATGAAAGAAATCTTTAAAGATACATGTTCACAAAAAACAG AAATTCTGAAGCAGTTCCTGACTCCCTTTGACAGTGTTTTTGAAGGCTTTTATAATTCCTTATTTTCTCAGCATTTTGAAAGCCACCAAGATACTTCTAAAACAGTAAACAGCTTAATCTGTTTCCTGGAAATGCTTGAACTTCTTACAGCTTCCAGAATCCACCTGGAGCTGCATTGTACCTGCCAGCGGATTGTTTTCTTGAAACCTTCTTGTGTGCTAGACGTTATTACCTGGCCTATTCAGGCTTTCGTCAAAAGGAAGTTCATCATATTCGTCAAAAAGTGCCTCCTCCGGAAACTGGGTGAGGACCTTTGTCGGGGATCCGTTCCTTCCTTCAGACCGCCAGATTGCCATTTGGAGGGGGACATGTTGGCTTTAGCTGATGCGGTTTTGCAAGCTGTGGCCCTGGGCTTATTGAGGACATTGTCCATCCATGGAAAACCTTCCTGCTTTGGAGGTGGTGAACTTCAACCTGGATGTGAACAAGTCGCTGGTCCCGATCACGTGATCCTTAGAGCAGCAAGCTTGCTTATCATTAAATCCTTAGAAATCAAGTTTCAAAATTGTGCTTCGGTCACTGAAATGCAAG aaaatgtgaAGCTACTGAAAGCTTGA